One window from the genome of Nicotiana tomentosiformis chromosome 5, ASM39032v3, whole genome shotgun sequence encodes:
- the LOC104091336 gene encoding SKP1-like protein 1, which translates to MATEGKKMVTLKSNDDKVFEVEEAAVIQSEMIKNMIEDGCATSVIPLPNIDSNTLSKVIEYLNKHITRDEDEDEDDDKDKGKEAETGDEEDLKEFDEKFVNMGWEELFDIIMAANYLNIHELMELCCQSAADRLKNKSVRAVREMLKITNDLTEEEEKEIINDAPWAFEGPEIDDTVN; encoded by the exons atggCAACCGAAGGCAAGAAAATGGTGACATTAAAATCAAATGATGATAAGGTATTTGAAGTTGAAGAAGCTGCAGTTATTCAATCAGAAATGATCAAGAACATGATTGAAGATGGATGTGCTACTAGTGTTATTCCACTCCCAAATATTGATAGCAATACCCTAAGCAAAGTCATTGAGTATCTCAACAAGCACATTACTAGGGACGAGGATGAGGACGAGGATGATGACAAGGACAAAGGAAAGGAGGCGGAAACAG GTGATGAAGAAGATCTCAAGGAATTCGACGAGAAATTCGTGAACATGGGATGGGAAGAGCTTTTCGACATAATAATGGCTGCAAATTATTTGAACATTCACGAGTTGATGGAATTGTGTTGTCAATCTGCAGCTGATAGGTTGAAGAACAAGAGTGTTAGAGCAGTTCGTGAGATGTTAAAGATTACTAATGATCTTactgaagaagaagagaaagagattATTAATGATGCTCCTTGGGCATTTGAAGGACCTGAAATTGATGATACTGTTAATTAG
- the LOC104091339 gene encoding heat stress transcription factor A-9-like: MATNNISQFSGSDGAIVLRNPRIPPFLTKTYEMGFKKIGLQKWEYEHYWFQPGKKQLLSNIKRRNQNQKVQEHCYQENYCNGVETELRSQRDFNVTLMSEIEKMKEKQDDLANGIASLREYLEKSDAKFRKLLFFLARGIKQVTKKRKVEDTT; this comes from the exons ATGGCGACGAACAATATCAGTCAATTTTCTGGTTCTGATGGTGCAATAGTATTACGCAATCCTCGTATACCTCCTTTCTTAACGAAGACATATGAAATG GGGTTCAAGAAGATTGGATTGCAAAAATGGGAGTATGAACATTATTGGTTTCAACCGGGGAAGAAACAATTGTTGTCTAACATAAAGCGACGAAACCAAAACCAGAAAGTTCAAGAACATTGTTATCAAGAAAATTATTGCAATGGGGTAGAGACAGAGTTGAGGAGCCAGAGAGATTTCAACGTTACATTGATGTCAGAAATCGAGAAGATGAAGGAGAAACAAGACGATTTGGCTAATGGAATCGCTTCGTTGAGGGAATACTTAGAAAAATCAGATGCCAAatttaggaaacttctctttttCTTGGCAAGAGGAATTAAACAAGTTACAAAGAAACGTAAAGTAGAGGATACAACATAA